One window of the Equus caballus isolate H_3958 breed thoroughbred chromosome 2, TB-T2T, whole genome shotgun sequence genome contains the following:
- the FAM131C gene encoding protein FAM131C: MGSCVSRDLFTSAHKDCPMPQGTDALNPDLPSSHPPTTAPDHVTGKDKQMDFCWDPWQRCFQTTNGYLSDSRSCSSNYNVAALATSSLVGVVQSIKDHITKPTAMARGRVAHLIEWKGWSAQRSGWELSPAEDEQYCCLPDELREARFAAGVAEQFAITEATLSAWSSLDDEELHPENSPQDVIQLQDLESIYLQDSLLSGASQDDSLLAFSSPGLSPDDGPSPEEPPITTAAPQPPSPEQQHRRRLPGGPGPEGSAHLQGSLPSVDSGSLSEEEDEVFYN, translated from the exons ATGGGCTCCTGCGTGTCGCGAG ATCTGTTCACAAGTGCCCACAAGGACTGCCCCATGCCCCAGGGCACGGATGCCCTGAACCCAGACTTGCCTTCCAGCCACCCACCCACCACTGCTCCAGACCACGTCACTGGCAAG GACAAACAGATGGATTTCTGTTGGGATCCTTGGCAG AGGTGCTTCCAGACCACCAACGGCTACCTGTCCGACTCCAGATCTTGCTCCAGCAATTACAACGTGGCAGCCCTGGCCACCTCGTCCCTTGTGG GGGTGGTGCAGAGCATCAAGGACCACATCACAAAGCCCACGGCCATGGCGCGTGGCCGCGTGGCCCACCTCATCGAGTGGAAGGGCTGGAGCGCCCAGCGGTCCGGCTGGGAGCTGTCCCCAGCCGAGGACGAGCAGTACTGCTGCCTCCCGGACGAGCTGCGCGAGGCCCGCTTTGCTGCAG GGGTCGCAGAGCAGTTTGCCATCACGGAGGCCACACTGAGCGCCTGGTCCTCACTGGATGACGAGGAGCTGCACCCCGAGAACAGCCCCCAGGACGTCATCCAGCTACAGG ACCTGGAGAGCATCTATCTTCAGGACAGTCTTTTGAGTGGCGCCTCGCAGGATGACAGTCTTCTGGCCTTCTCCTCCCCTGGCCTCTCCCCCGACGACGGGCCCTCACCCGAGGAGCCCCCCATCACCACTgctgccccccagccccccagcccggAACAGCAGCATCGACGGCGGCTGCCGGGGGGTCCAGGGCCTGAGGGCAGTGCCCACCTGCAGGGCTCCCTCCCCTCGGTGGACAGCGGCTCGCTCtcggaggaggaggatgaagtgttctataacTGA
- the HSPB7 gene encoding heat shock protein beta-7, which translates to MSHRTSSTFRAERSFHSSSASSASHALPAQDPPMEKALSMFSEDFGSFMRPRSEPLAFPARSGGPGNIKTLGDAYEFAVDVSDFSPEDIIVTTSNNHIEVRAEKLAADGTVMNTFAHKCQLPEDVDPTSVTSALREDGSLTIRARRHPHTEHVQQTFRTEIKI; encoded by the exons ATGAGCCACAGGACCTCCTCCACCTTCAGAGCGGAGAGAAGCTTCCATTCCTCCTCGGCCTCCTCAGCCTCCCACGCCCTCCCGGCCCAGGACCCCCCGATGGAGAAGGCCCTGAGCATGTTCTCCGAGGATTTCGGCAGCTTCATGCGGCCCCGCTCGGAGCCCCTGGCCTTCCCAG CCCGTTCCGGGGGACCGGGCAACATCAAGACCCTCGGAGACGCCTATGAGTTTGCAGTGGACGTGAGCGACTTCTCACCTGAAGACATCATCGTCACCACCTCCAACAACCACATCGAGGTGCGGGCTGAGAAG CTGGCAGCGGATGGCACCGTCATGAACACCTTCGCTCACAAGTGCCAGCTGCCAGAGGACGTGGACCCCACATCCGTGACCTCGGCTCTGAGGGAGGACGGCAGCCTCACCATCCGGGCGCGACGCCACCCGCACACAGAGCACGTCCAGCAGACCTTCCGGACGGAGATAAAAATCTGA
- the CLCNKB gene encoding chloride channel protein ClC-Kb isoform X2 — protein MEELVGLREGSSGNPVTLRELWGPCPQIRRGIRGGLEWLKQKLFRVGEDWYFLMILGVLMALISYTMNFAVDRVIGAHNWLYREIGDNHLLRYLSWTVYPMALVSFSSGFSQSITPFSGGSGVPELKTILSGVVLEDYLDIRNFGAKVVGLTCTLAASSTIFLGKVNKSKRNEMLVAGAAVGVATVFSAPFSGVLFSIEVMSSHFSVWDYWRGFFAATCGAFMFRLLAVFSSQEETITSIFKTSFRVDVPFDLPEIFFFVALGAICGIVSCAYLLCQRVFLGFVRTSRVISKLMATSKPLCSALAALVLASITYPPGSGRFMASRLSMSELLNSLLDNNSWALMTQNSSPPWPAEPDPQNLWFEWYHPRFTVFGTLAFFLIMKFWMLILATTIPIPAGYFLPIFIYGAAIGRLIGEALSVAFPEGIVAGGDTNPIVPGAYALAGAAAFSGAVTYSISTALLAFEMTGQIVHALPVLMAVLAANAIAQSCQPSFYDGTIIVKKLPYLPWIRSRNINSHGVTAEHFMNCTITTLAKDTPLEEVVKVVTSTDTAEYPLVESTESQILVGIVQKAHLVQALQADPPSWAPGQQLCLQSILAAGCPVEPVTLKLSPETSLHQAHHLFELLDLHSLFVTSQGRAVGSVSWVELEKVISSLTNPPAPK, from the exons ATGGAGGAGCTGGTAGGGCTGCGCGAGGGCTCCTCGGGGAACCCTGTGACTCTTCGGGAGCTATGGGGCCCGTGTCCCCAAATCCGCCGAGGCATCCGAG gtggcctggagtggCTGAAGCAGAAGCTGTTCCGGGTGGGTGAGGACTGGTACTTCCTCATGATCCTCGGGGTGCTCATGGCCCTGATCAGCTACACCATGAACTTTGCCGTGGACCGTGTGATCGGAG CACACAATTGGCTGTACCGGGAGATTGGGGACAACCACCTGCTCCGGTATCTGTCCTGGACCGTGTACCCCATGGCCCTGGTCTCCTTCTCCTCCGGCTTCTCCCAGAGTATCACACCCTTCTCCGGAG GTTCTGGAGTCCCAGAGCTGAAGACCATCTTGTCGGGGGTGGTCTTGGAGGACTACCTGGATATCAGGAACTTTGGGGCCAAGGTGGTGGGCCTCACCTGCACCCTGGCCGCCAGCAGCACCATCTTCCTGGGCAAAGTG AACAAGAGCAAGCGAAATGAAATGCTGGTGGCGGGGGCTGCGGTGGGCGTGGCCACAGTGTTCTCGGCCCCCTTCAGCG GCGTCCTGTTCAGCATTGAGGTCATGTCTTCCCACTTCTCGGTCTGGGATTACTGGAGGGGCTTCTTTGCTGCCACCTGCGGGGCCTTCATGTTCCGCCTCTTGGCGGTCTTCAGCAGCCAGGAGG AGACCATCACCTCCATCTTCAAGACCAGCTTCCGGGTGGATGTCCCCTTCGACCTGCCAGAGATCTTCTTTTTTGTGGCGCTGGG GGCCATCTGTGGCATCGTGAGCTGTGCTTACCTCCTTTGTCAGCGCGTGTTCCTCGGCTTTGTCAGGACCAGTCGGGTCATCTCCAAACTCATGGCCACCAG caaGCCTCTGTGTTCCGCCCTGGCCGCCTTGGTTCTCGCCTCCATCACCTACCCCCCTGGCTCGGGCCGCTTCATGGCTTCTCGG CTGTCCATGAGTGAGCTTCTGAACTCACTGTTAGACAACAACTCGTGGGCACTGATGACCCAGAACTCATCCCCACCCTGGCCTGCGGAGCCCGACCCCCAGAACCTGTGGTTCGAATGGTACCACCCTCGGTTCACCGTCTTTGGGAcacttgccttcttcctgattaTGAAG TTCTGGATGCTGATTCTGGCCACCACGATCCCCATCCCTGCTGGGTACTTCCTGCCCATATTCATCTATG GAGCTGCCATCGGGCGCCTCATAGGGGAGGCCCTCTCTGTTGCTTTCCCTGAGGGTATTGTGGCCGGAGGGGACACCAACCCCATTGTGCCTGGGGCGTATGCCCTGGCAG GGGCCGCGGCCTTCTCAGGAGCTGTGACCTACAGCATCTCCACGGCGCTGCTGGCCTTTGAGATGACTGGCCAGATCGTGCATGCACTGCCCGTGCTGATGGCGGTGCTGGCGGCCAACGCCATTGCCCAGAGCTGCCAGCCGTCCTTCTACGATGGAACCATCATTGTCAAGAAGCTGCCGTACCTTCCATGGATCCGGAGCCGAAACATCAA CTCTCACGGTGTGACTGCGGAGCACTTCATGAACTGCACCATCACCACGCTGGCCAAGGACACACCACTGGAGGAGGTGGTCAAGGTCGTGACCTCCACAGACACGGCCGAGTACCCCCTGGTGGAGAGCACAG AGTCTCAGATCCTGGTGGGCATCGTGCAAAAGGCCCACCTGGTGCAGGCCCTCCAGGCTGATCCACCTTCCTGGGCTCCAGGACAACAG cTGTGTCTCCAGAGCATCTTAGCTGCGGGCTGCCCCGTAGAGCCAGTGACCCTGAAGCTGTCCCCGGAGACGTCCCTGCACCAG GCACACCACCTCTTCGAGCTGCTGGACCTTCATTCCCTCTTTGTGACGTCGCAGGGCAGAGCTGTGGGCTCCGTGTCTTGGGTCGAG TTGGAGAAAGTGATTTCCAGTCTGACAAACCCGCCGGCCCCAAAGTGA
- the CLCNKB gene encoding chloride channel protein ClC-Kb isoform X4, which produces MEELVGLREGSSGNPVTLRELWGPCPQIRRGIRGGLEWLKQKLFRVGEDWYFLMILGVLMALISYTMNFAVDRVIGAHNWLYREIGDNHLLRYLSWTVYPMALVSFSSGFSQSITPFSGGSGVPELKTILSGVVLEDYLDIRNFGAKVVGLTCTLAASSTIFLGKVNKSKRNEMLVAGAAVGVATVFSAPFSGVLFSIEVMSSHFSVWDYWRGFFAATCGAFMFRLLAVFSSQEETITSIFKTSFRVDVPFDLPEIFFFVALGAICGIVSCAYLLCQRVFLGFVRTSRVISKLMATSKPLCSALAALVLASITYPPGSGRFMASRLSMSELLNSLLDNNSWALMTQNSSPPWPAEPDPQNLWFEWYHPRFTVFGTLAFFLIMKFWMLILATTIPIPAGYFLPIFIYGAAAFSGAVTYSISTALLAFEMTGQIVHALPVLMAVLAANAIAQSCQPSFYDGTIIVKKLPYLPWIRSRNINSHGVTAEHFMNCTITTLAKDTPLEEVVKVVTSTDTAEYPLVESTESQILVGIVQKAHLVQALQADPPSWAPGQQLCLQSILAAGCPVEPVTLKLSPETSLHQAHHLFELLDLHSLFVTSQGRAVGSVSWVELEKVISSLTNPPAPK; this is translated from the exons ATGGAGGAGCTGGTAGGGCTGCGCGAGGGCTCCTCGGGGAACCCTGTGACTCTTCGGGAGCTATGGGGCCCGTGTCCCCAAATCCGCCGAGGCATCCGAG gtggcctggagtggCTGAAGCAGAAGCTGTTCCGGGTGGGTGAGGACTGGTACTTCCTCATGATCCTCGGGGTGCTCATGGCCCTGATCAGCTACACCATGAACTTTGCCGTGGACCGTGTGATCGGAG CACACAATTGGCTGTACCGGGAGATTGGGGACAACCACCTGCTCCGGTATCTGTCCTGGACCGTGTACCCCATGGCCCTGGTCTCCTTCTCCTCCGGCTTCTCCCAGAGTATCACACCCTTCTCCGGAG GTTCTGGAGTCCCAGAGCTGAAGACCATCTTGTCGGGGGTGGTCTTGGAGGACTACCTGGATATCAGGAACTTTGGGGCCAAGGTGGTGGGCCTCACCTGCACCCTGGCCGCCAGCAGCACCATCTTCCTGGGCAAAGTG AACAAGAGCAAGCGAAATGAAATGCTGGTGGCGGGGGCTGCGGTGGGCGTGGCCACAGTGTTCTCGGCCCCCTTCAGCG GCGTCCTGTTCAGCATTGAGGTCATGTCTTCCCACTTCTCGGTCTGGGATTACTGGAGGGGCTTCTTTGCTGCCACCTGCGGGGCCTTCATGTTCCGCCTCTTGGCGGTCTTCAGCAGCCAGGAGG AGACCATCACCTCCATCTTCAAGACCAGCTTCCGGGTGGATGTCCCCTTCGACCTGCCAGAGATCTTCTTTTTTGTGGCGCTGGG GGCCATCTGTGGCATCGTGAGCTGTGCTTACCTCCTTTGTCAGCGCGTGTTCCTCGGCTTTGTCAGGACCAGTCGGGTCATCTCCAAACTCATGGCCACCAG caaGCCTCTGTGTTCCGCCCTGGCCGCCTTGGTTCTCGCCTCCATCACCTACCCCCCTGGCTCGGGCCGCTTCATGGCTTCTCGG CTGTCCATGAGTGAGCTTCTGAACTCACTGTTAGACAACAACTCGTGGGCACTGATGACCCAGAACTCATCCCCACCCTGGCCTGCGGAGCCCGACCCCCAGAACCTGTGGTTCGAATGGTACCACCCTCGGTTCACCGTCTTTGGGAcacttgccttcttcctgattaTGAAG TTCTGGATGCTGATTCTGGCCACCACGATCCCCATCCCTGCTGGGTACTTCCTGCCCATATTCATCTATG GGGCCGCGGCCTTCTCAGGAGCTGTGACCTACAGCATCTCCACGGCGCTGCTGGCCTTTGAGATGACTGGCCAGATCGTGCATGCACTGCCCGTGCTGATGGCGGTGCTGGCGGCCAACGCCATTGCCCAGAGCTGCCAGCCGTCCTTCTACGATGGAACCATCATTGTCAAGAAGCTGCCGTACCTTCCATGGATCCGGAGCCGAAACATCAA CTCTCACGGTGTGACTGCGGAGCACTTCATGAACTGCACCATCACCACGCTGGCCAAGGACACACCACTGGAGGAGGTGGTCAAGGTCGTGACCTCCACAGACACGGCCGAGTACCCCCTGGTGGAGAGCACAG AGTCTCAGATCCTGGTGGGCATCGTGCAAAAGGCCCACCTGGTGCAGGCCCTCCAGGCTGATCCACCTTCCTGGGCTCCAGGACAACAG cTGTGTCTCCAGAGCATCTTAGCTGCGGGCTGCCCCGTAGAGCCAGTGACCCTGAAGCTGTCCCCGGAGACGTCCCTGCACCAG GCACACCACCTCTTCGAGCTGCTGGACCTTCATTCCCTCTTTGTGACGTCGCAGGGCAGAGCTGTGGGCTCCGTGTCTTGGGTCGAG TTGGAGAAAGTGATTTCCAGTCTGACAAACCCGCCGGCCCCAAAGTGA
- the CLCNKB gene encoding chloride channel protein ClC-Kb isoform X1, whose product MEELVGLREGSSGNPVTLRELWGPCPQIRRGIRGGLEWLKQKLFRVGEDWYFLMILGVLMALISYTMNFAVDRVIGAHNWLYREIGDNHLLRYLSWTVYPMALVSFSSGFSQSITPFSGGSGVPELKTILSGVVLEDYLDIRNFGAKVVGLTCTLAASSTIFLGKVGPFVHLSAMMAAYLGRVRVQATGESENKSKRNEMLVAGAAVGVATVFSAPFSGVLFSIEVMSSHFSVWDYWRGFFAATCGAFMFRLLAVFSSQEETITSIFKTSFRVDVPFDLPEIFFFVALGAICGIVSCAYLLCQRVFLGFVRTSRVISKLMATSKPLCSALAALVLASITYPPGSGRFMASRLSMSELLNSLLDNNSWALMTQNSSPPWPAEPDPQNLWFEWYHPRFTVFGTLAFFLIMKFWMLILATTIPIPAGYFLPIFIYGAAIGRLIGEALSVAFPEGIVAGGDTNPIVPGAYALAGAAAFSGAVTYSISTALLAFEMTGQIVHALPVLMAVLAANAIAQSCQPSFYDGTIIVKKLPYLPWIRSRNINSHGVTAEHFMNCTITTLAKDTPLEEVVKVVTSTDTAEYPLVESTESQILVGIVQKAHLVQALQADPPSWAPGQQLCLQSILAAGCPVEPVTLKLSPETSLHQAHHLFELLDLHSLFVTSQGRAVGSVSWVELEKVISSLTNPPAPK is encoded by the exons ATGGAGGAGCTGGTAGGGCTGCGCGAGGGCTCCTCGGGGAACCCTGTGACTCTTCGGGAGCTATGGGGCCCGTGTCCCCAAATCCGCCGAGGCATCCGAG gtggcctggagtggCTGAAGCAGAAGCTGTTCCGGGTGGGTGAGGACTGGTACTTCCTCATGATCCTCGGGGTGCTCATGGCCCTGATCAGCTACACCATGAACTTTGCCGTGGACCGTGTGATCGGAG CACACAATTGGCTGTACCGGGAGATTGGGGACAACCACCTGCTCCGGTATCTGTCCTGGACCGTGTACCCCATGGCCCTGGTCTCCTTCTCCTCCGGCTTCTCCCAGAGTATCACACCCTTCTCCGGAG GTTCTGGAGTCCCAGAGCTGAAGACCATCTTGTCGGGGGTGGTCTTGGAGGACTACCTGGATATCAGGAACTTTGGGGCCAAGGTGGTGGGCCTCACCTGCACCCTGGCCGCCAGCAGCACCATCTTCCTGGGCAAAGTG GGCCCCTTCGTGCACCTGTCTGCCATGATGGCTGCCTACCTGGGCCGCGTGCGCGTCCAGGCCACTGGGGAGTCCGAG AACAAGAGCAAGCGAAATGAAATGCTGGTGGCGGGGGCTGCGGTGGGCGTGGCCACAGTGTTCTCGGCCCCCTTCAGCG GCGTCCTGTTCAGCATTGAGGTCATGTCTTCCCACTTCTCGGTCTGGGATTACTGGAGGGGCTTCTTTGCTGCCACCTGCGGGGCCTTCATGTTCCGCCTCTTGGCGGTCTTCAGCAGCCAGGAGG AGACCATCACCTCCATCTTCAAGACCAGCTTCCGGGTGGATGTCCCCTTCGACCTGCCAGAGATCTTCTTTTTTGTGGCGCTGGG GGCCATCTGTGGCATCGTGAGCTGTGCTTACCTCCTTTGTCAGCGCGTGTTCCTCGGCTTTGTCAGGACCAGTCGGGTCATCTCCAAACTCATGGCCACCAG caaGCCTCTGTGTTCCGCCCTGGCCGCCTTGGTTCTCGCCTCCATCACCTACCCCCCTGGCTCGGGCCGCTTCATGGCTTCTCGG CTGTCCATGAGTGAGCTTCTGAACTCACTGTTAGACAACAACTCGTGGGCACTGATGACCCAGAACTCATCCCCACCCTGGCCTGCGGAGCCCGACCCCCAGAACCTGTGGTTCGAATGGTACCACCCTCGGTTCACCGTCTTTGGGAcacttgccttcttcctgattaTGAAG TTCTGGATGCTGATTCTGGCCACCACGATCCCCATCCCTGCTGGGTACTTCCTGCCCATATTCATCTATG GAGCTGCCATCGGGCGCCTCATAGGGGAGGCCCTCTCTGTTGCTTTCCCTGAGGGTATTGTGGCCGGAGGGGACACCAACCCCATTGTGCCTGGGGCGTATGCCCTGGCAG GGGCCGCGGCCTTCTCAGGAGCTGTGACCTACAGCATCTCCACGGCGCTGCTGGCCTTTGAGATGACTGGCCAGATCGTGCATGCACTGCCCGTGCTGATGGCGGTGCTGGCGGCCAACGCCATTGCCCAGAGCTGCCAGCCGTCCTTCTACGATGGAACCATCATTGTCAAGAAGCTGCCGTACCTTCCATGGATCCGGAGCCGAAACATCAA CTCTCACGGTGTGACTGCGGAGCACTTCATGAACTGCACCATCACCACGCTGGCCAAGGACACACCACTGGAGGAGGTGGTCAAGGTCGTGACCTCCACAGACACGGCCGAGTACCCCCTGGTGGAGAGCACAG AGTCTCAGATCCTGGTGGGCATCGTGCAAAAGGCCCACCTGGTGCAGGCCCTCCAGGCTGATCCACCTTCCTGGGCTCCAGGACAACAG cTGTGTCTCCAGAGCATCTTAGCTGCGGGCTGCCCCGTAGAGCCAGTGACCCTGAAGCTGTCCCCGGAGACGTCCCTGCACCAG GCACACCACCTCTTCGAGCTGCTGGACCTTCATTCCCTCTTTGTGACGTCGCAGGGCAGAGCTGTGGGCTCCGTGTCTTGGGTCGAG TTGGAGAAAGTGATTTCCAGTCTGACAAACCCGCCGGCCCCAAAGTGA
- the CLCNKB gene encoding chloride channel protein ClC-Kb isoform X3 has product MEELVGLREGSSGNPVTLRELWGPCPQIRRGIRGGLEWLKQKLFRVGEDWYFLMILGVLMALISYTMNFAVDRVIGAHNWLYREIGDNHLLRYLSWTVYPMALVSFSSGFSQSITPFSGGSGVPELKTILSGVVLEDYLDIRNFGAKVVGLTCTLAASSTIFLGKVGPFVHLSAMMAAYLGRVRVQATGESENKSKRNEMLVAGAAVGVATVFSAPFSGVLFSIEVMSSHFSVWDYWRGFFAATCGAFMFRLLAVFSSQEETITSIFKTSFRVDVPFDLPEIFFFVALGAICGIVSCAYLLCQRVFLGFVRTSRVISKLMATSKPLCSALAALVLASITYPPGSGRFMASRLSMSELLNSLLDNNSWALMTQNSSPPWPAEPDPQNLWFEWYHPRFTVFGTLAFFLIMKFWMLILATTIPIPAGYFLPIFIYGAAAFSGAVTYSISTALLAFEMTGQIVHALPVLMAVLAANAIAQSCQPSFYDGTIIVKKLPYLPWIRSRNINSHGVTAEHFMNCTITTLAKDTPLEEVVKVVTSTDTAEYPLVESTESQILVGIVQKAHLVQALQADPPSWAPGQQLCLQSILAAGCPVEPVTLKLSPETSLHQAHHLFELLDLHSLFVTSQGRAVGSVSWVELEKVISSLTNPPAPK; this is encoded by the exons ATGGAGGAGCTGGTAGGGCTGCGCGAGGGCTCCTCGGGGAACCCTGTGACTCTTCGGGAGCTATGGGGCCCGTGTCCCCAAATCCGCCGAGGCATCCGAG gtggcctggagtggCTGAAGCAGAAGCTGTTCCGGGTGGGTGAGGACTGGTACTTCCTCATGATCCTCGGGGTGCTCATGGCCCTGATCAGCTACACCATGAACTTTGCCGTGGACCGTGTGATCGGAG CACACAATTGGCTGTACCGGGAGATTGGGGACAACCACCTGCTCCGGTATCTGTCCTGGACCGTGTACCCCATGGCCCTGGTCTCCTTCTCCTCCGGCTTCTCCCAGAGTATCACACCCTTCTCCGGAG GTTCTGGAGTCCCAGAGCTGAAGACCATCTTGTCGGGGGTGGTCTTGGAGGACTACCTGGATATCAGGAACTTTGGGGCCAAGGTGGTGGGCCTCACCTGCACCCTGGCCGCCAGCAGCACCATCTTCCTGGGCAAAGTG GGCCCCTTCGTGCACCTGTCTGCCATGATGGCTGCCTACCTGGGCCGCGTGCGCGTCCAGGCCACTGGGGAGTCCGAG AACAAGAGCAAGCGAAATGAAATGCTGGTGGCGGGGGCTGCGGTGGGCGTGGCCACAGTGTTCTCGGCCCCCTTCAGCG GCGTCCTGTTCAGCATTGAGGTCATGTCTTCCCACTTCTCGGTCTGGGATTACTGGAGGGGCTTCTTTGCTGCCACCTGCGGGGCCTTCATGTTCCGCCTCTTGGCGGTCTTCAGCAGCCAGGAGG AGACCATCACCTCCATCTTCAAGACCAGCTTCCGGGTGGATGTCCCCTTCGACCTGCCAGAGATCTTCTTTTTTGTGGCGCTGGG GGCCATCTGTGGCATCGTGAGCTGTGCTTACCTCCTTTGTCAGCGCGTGTTCCTCGGCTTTGTCAGGACCAGTCGGGTCATCTCCAAACTCATGGCCACCAG caaGCCTCTGTGTTCCGCCCTGGCCGCCTTGGTTCTCGCCTCCATCACCTACCCCCCTGGCTCGGGCCGCTTCATGGCTTCTCGG CTGTCCATGAGTGAGCTTCTGAACTCACTGTTAGACAACAACTCGTGGGCACTGATGACCCAGAACTCATCCCCACCCTGGCCTGCGGAGCCCGACCCCCAGAACCTGTGGTTCGAATGGTACCACCCTCGGTTCACCGTCTTTGGGAcacttgccttcttcctgattaTGAAG TTCTGGATGCTGATTCTGGCCACCACGATCCCCATCCCTGCTGGGTACTTCCTGCCCATATTCATCTATG GGGCCGCGGCCTTCTCAGGAGCTGTGACCTACAGCATCTCCACGGCGCTGCTGGCCTTTGAGATGACTGGCCAGATCGTGCATGCACTGCCCGTGCTGATGGCGGTGCTGGCGGCCAACGCCATTGCCCAGAGCTGCCAGCCGTCCTTCTACGATGGAACCATCATTGTCAAGAAGCTGCCGTACCTTCCATGGATCCGGAGCCGAAACATCAA CTCTCACGGTGTGACTGCGGAGCACTTCATGAACTGCACCATCACCACGCTGGCCAAGGACACACCACTGGAGGAGGTGGTCAAGGTCGTGACCTCCACAGACACGGCCGAGTACCCCCTGGTGGAGAGCACAG AGTCTCAGATCCTGGTGGGCATCGTGCAAAAGGCCCACCTGGTGCAGGCCCTCCAGGCTGATCCACCTTCCTGGGCTCCAGGACAACAG cTGTGTCTCCAGAGCATCTTAGCTGCGGGCTGCCCCGTAGAGCCAGTGACCCTGAAGCTGTCCCCGGAGACGTCCCTGCACCAG GCACACCACCTCTTCGAGCTGCTGGACCTTCATTCCCTCTTTGTGACGTCGCAGGGCAGAGCTGTGGGCTCCGTGTCTTGGGTCGAG TTGGAGAAAGTGATTTCCAGTCTGACAAACCCGCCGGCCCCAAAGTGA